GagcaagctgctgctgctgctgctgctgctgctgctgctgctgctgctgctgctgctgctgctttggttGATAGTTGGGCTGCTGGGGCATCTGagcaagctgctgctgctgctgctgctgctgctgcttgggTGGACAGTTGGGCTGCTGAGGCATCTGTGCAAGTTGCTGCTGGGGTGGAAAACTGGGCATCTGTGCAAGCTGCTGCTGGGGTGGAAAACTGGGCTGCTGGGgcatctgctgctgtttcttgGGTAGAAAGCTGGGCTGCTGAGGcatctgctgctgttgcttCGGTTGATAGTTAGGCATCTGAGGGAGATGCTGCTGTTTCCTGGGTGGAAAGCTGGGCTGCTGAGGCATCTGTGCAAGTTGCTGCTGGGGTGGAAAGCTGGGCTGCCGGGGCATCTGTGCAAGTTGTTGCTTGGATGGAAAGCTGGGCTGCTGGGGCATCTGTGCAAGCTGCTGCAGGGGTGGAAAACTGTGCTGCTGGGGCATCTTTGCCAGCTGCTGCTGGGGTGGAAAGCTGGGCTGCTGGGGCATCTGtgcaagctgctgctgctgctgctgctgctgctgctgctgcttgggTGGACAGTTGGGCTGCTGAGGCATCTGTGCAAGTTGCTGCTGGGGTGGAAAACTGGGCTGCTGGGGCATCGGTAAAAGCTGCTGCTGGGGTGGAAAACTGGGCTGCTGGGGCATCTGCTGCTCTTGCTTGGATTGAAAGCTGGGCTGCTGGGGCATCTGTGCAAGCTGCTGCTTGGGCAGAAAACTGGGCTGCTGGGGCATCTGTGCAAGCTGCTGCTTGGGCAGAAAACTGGGCTGCTGGGGCATCTGTGCAAGCTGCTGCTTGGGCAGAAAACTGGGCTTCTGGGGCATCTGCTGCTCTTGCTTAGATTGAAAGCTGGGCTGCTGGGGCATCTGTGCAAGCTGCTGCTTTGGCAGAAAACTGGGCTGCTGGGGCGGAAAACTGGGCTGCTGGGGCATCTGCTGCTCTTGCTTGGATGTAAAGCTGGGCTGATGTTGGGGCATCTGAGCAATCTGCTGCTGGGGCATCATCTGATGCTGCTGTTGCTTGGGTGGAAAGTTGGGTTGCTGCTGGGGCACCTGTGCAAGCTGCTGCTCTTTGGATGGAAAGCTAGGCTGCCGAGTCATCTGCTGCATCAGTGGCAAGCTGGGCTTCTgaggcagctgctgctgttgcttggAAGGAAAGCTGGACTGCTGGGGCAAATGAGCAGGCTGCTCAGGCATCtgaggcagctgctgctgctgctgctgctgctgctgcttgggTGGAAAGCTGGGCTGCTGGGGCATCTGAGCAATCTGCTGCTGCATCTGAGCAATCTGCTGCTGCATCTGTTGTGGCATCTGAGCAATTTGCTTCGGCGgcatctgctgctgctttggtgGAACCTGTGGCTGCAGCTCAGGTGAAAAGCTAGGCTGCTGGGACATGTGCTGAGACTTTTGGGGAGCCTCCTTCATTGACTGCTGGGGCAATTGCAATTGTTCATCCTCCTGTTCCTTGAAGCTAGATCCTTGAAGTTGCTTTAGCTGATAAGCAGACTGCTCAATCTATGGTGCAGGAAGGCAAAGGAACACTTGACTCAGACAAATTTTATTCGTTGTTGTTTCAGAATTGATATAGCATCCTGGAAAATGTATGTTGCAAGTACTTGCCAATTTAGTATTTGAGGTTGAATCATAACCACCAAGTGCCCCTATGCTCCATGAAGAATCATCCCCAGTGGTAAAGCTGTTTGAATCTGGTTGATAACCCGTAGTGACACCATCACCTTCTCCATACTTCTGAGTAGATCCAGTCCTGAAAGCTGGAGCGCAAATATTTTAGCAAATGTATAACTAATCAAAGGCTTCAGATATAGACTGAACTTACAAATTGCTTGGCATCCCACAGCTAGCAAGGAAAACAGCAACCATCTAGACAAGACATCAACAAGTTATAATACAATTTGAGTTTAACAATCAAtaggaaggttttttttttttaaacttacctCAATAGAGACCCCATGGCTTTAGCCACTGTTTACAACCAGTAAAGCAACAAACCAAACAACTGAACCAGTCTGAGAACAACAAGTCACTAAAGAACATTGAAACTGGAGCTATGTTTTCCCTCTTACCTTTTCTGATTAACTGGACACAGGTGTGAGTAGTTGTAGGTAGGTTTGGTTAATTAACCAACAATCAATTAATCTTTAtgtgtatagcgccaattcattacaaatgttatcttaagacactttacaaaagagcagataaaataccttactctttgttatattatattacagAAGAGAAGGAATACCTTACTCTTTATCACATTATTTACAAatacccaacattaatccatcatgagcaccaGACAAAAATCTATCAAAACTTTATTATAGACACAGGATCCAGATAAGACAATACATAAATTACAAAGTATACAAACATGCAACATAAATGGTAAGGTATGGTATAAAATATTGCCCTCTGACGATAGCCTACAACTTTAACAGAGTTTCCATATCTTGGATTGAAAGTGTGCTGGGGCCGTATTCACGAAGCCTCCAAAGTACTAAGAGTTGCCCCTAGTGACAAAATTctagaatcaggacattttctaagaatttgCCCTCAAAGTTCAGACTAGACCCTTTTAAAATgagagttattcacaaagcatcgtAGCCCttcagagagctcctaaggtgtAACAATGTGAGGAGGACTTCTAACAGGCTTAAGACTTCCTCAAACTGAGGATAAAACAGGGAAATGTTTATCAAACACTACATGAagagtatttttaaatcatagTTGGGCCCAACAGACAAAAATTATTTGTGCACACATTTCAATCCATCTTTGACTTTATGCAGTTCAAAGTGAGAAATGCATGTTGAGCTTCTCTACATGGtgttacctccacaggtgcatccaatcactaattaaggcTCTTCACCTGCTGATGTAACGATCAGCAGGtcaagaagctgctgcacaagtggacatgttatttcaaacatcttgtaGGCTGTATACTTTTAAAGTAGTCTATATTATTACACAGATACTAATTTCAtagtgttcataattacacaaaTGTCTGACTATTTTTCTATACGacttcaattttttttagattaaccaatacagcttctgaaaaaattTAAAAGTTTCTACTGTCTCTTCCTTGCTCAGAGTTGCTCTGAAAACTTTCCTAAATCACTCTTAAGCTATAAATACTcgcaaggtttttttttaagctaagttaggagctctctgagaggattctaAGAAAGTTTTTGAATACGGGCCCATCACTGATCACCACATTAAGGACCAGAAGATCATCTGCATACATGAAATGGTTCACCATAGTATTTCCTATCATACATCCTGTGTCACAGGTTTTCAGAATTTACAGTATACAGTAATATTGAACTTTTGATTAACATCGTTTGTTAGCCTAAGGTTGGGTTATAAAACAgtgtaaaaatatttacatatattaaATTATCTTTATCACAATATTTGAGCCCAAGAACCAAACTCTTAAACAAACCATTTGCAACAGGCTAAATATATTCGTCGTATTATGACcaccatcagaaaaaaaaactacacttcCCGTCAGCAACCTCCTTACACAATGCCGTCACTACTTCCTCttttactt
This is a stretch of genomic DNA from Labrus bergylta chromosome 20, fLabBer1.1, whole genome shotgun sequence. It encodes these proteins:
- the LOC109994264 gene encoding putative uncharacterized protein DDB_G0271606 isoform X3, which produces MKEAPQKSQHMSQQPSFSPELQPQVPPKQQQMPPKQIAQMPQQMQQQIAQMQQQIAQMPQQPSFPPKQQQQQQQQQLPQMPEQPAHLPQQSSFPSKQQQQLPQKPSLPLMQQMTRQPSFPSKEQQLAQVPQQQPNFPPKQQQHQMMPQQQIAQMPQHQPSFTSKQEQQMPQQPSFPPQQPSFLPKQQLAQMPQQPSFQSKQEQQMPQKPSFLPKQQLAQMPQQPSFLPKQQLAQMPQQPSFLPKQQLAQMPQQPSFQSKQEQQMPQQPSFPPQQQLLPMPQQPSFPPQQQLAQMPQQPNCPPKQQQQQQQQQQQLAQMPQQPSFPPQQQLAKMPQQHSFPPLQQLAQMPQQPSFPSKQQLAQMPRQPSFPPQQQLAQMPQQPSFPPRKQQHLPQMPNYQPKQQQQMPQQPSFLPKKQQQMPQQPSFPPQQQLAQMPSFPPQQQLAQMPQQPNCPPKQQQQQQQQQLAQMPQQPNYQPKQQQQQQQQQQQQQQQQQQLAQMPQQPNYQPKQQQQLPQQPSFPPKQPQHQMMPQQPSFPSKQQELAQMPNLPPKRQQLLPQMPQHPSFPPKQQLHQMMPQQPSFQPNQQQLGYQEPLVPEKAFLLPKQHRQVPQKPKWLSFPPKQQPHFHGKWVPQQPRSPAKWVPQQ
- the LOC109994264 gene encoding putative uncharacterized protein DDB_G0271606 isoform X2; protein product: MGSLLRWLLFSLLAVGCQAISFRTGSTQKYGEGDGVTTGYQPDSNSFTTGDDSSWSIGALGGYDSTSNTKLIEQSAYQLKQLQGSSFKEQEDEQLQLPQQSMKEAPQKSQHMSQQPSFSPELQPQVPPKQQQMPPKQIAQMPQQMQQQIAQMQQQIAQMPQQPSFPPKQQQQQQQQQLPQMPEQPAHLPQQSSFPSKQQQQLPQKPSLPLMQQMTRQPSFPSKEQQLAQVPQQQPNFPPKQQQHQMMPQQQIAQMPQHQPSFTSKQEQQMPQQPSFPPQQPSFLPKQQLAQMPQQPSFQSKQEQQMPQKPSFLPKQQLAQMPQQPSFLPKQQLAQMPQQPSFLPKQQLAQMPQQPSFQSKQEQQMPQQPSFPPQQQLLPMPQQPSFPPQQQLAQMPQQPNCPPKQQQQQQQQQQQLAQMPQQPSFPPQQQLAKMPQQHSFPPLQQLAQMPQQPSFPSKQQLAQMPRQPSFPPQQQLAQMPQQPSFPPRKQQHLPQMPNYQPKQQQQMPQQPNCPPKQQQQQQQQQLAQMPQQPNYQPKQQQQQQQQQQQQQQQQQQLAQMPQQPNYQPKQQQQLPQQPSFPPKQPQHQMMPQQPSFPSKQQELAQMPNLPPKRQQLLPQMPQHPSFPPKQQLHQMMPQQPSFQPNQQQLGYQEPLVPEKAFLLPKQHRQVPQKPKWLSFPPKQQPHFHGKWVPQQPRSPAKWVPQQ
- the LOC109994264 gene encoding putative uncharacterized protein DDB_G0271606 isoform X1: MGSLLRWLLFSLLAVGCQAISFRTGSTQKYGEGDGVTTGYQPDSNSFTTGDDSSWSIGALGGYDSTSNTKLIEQSAYQLKQLQGSSFKEQEDEQLQLPQQSMKEAPQKSQHMSQQPSFSPELQPQVPPKQQQMPPKQIAQMPQQMQQQIAQMQQQIAQMPQQPSFPPKQQQQQQQQQLPQMPEQPAHLPQQSSFPSKQQQQLPQKPSLPLMQQMTRQPSFPSKEQQLAQVPQQQPNFPPKQQQHQMMPQQQIAQMPQHQPSFTSKQEQQMPQQPSFPPQQPSFLPKQQLAQMPQQPSFQSKQEQQMPQKPSFLPKQQLAQMPQQPSFLPKQQLAQMPQQPSFLPKQQLAQMPQQPSFQSKQEQQMPQQPSFPPQQQLLPMPQQPSFPPQQQLAQMPQQPNCPPKQQQQQQQQQQQLAQMPQQPSFPPQQQLAKMPQQHSFPPLQQLAQMPQQPSFPSKQQLAQMPRQPSFPPQQQLAQMPQQPSFPPRKQQHLPQMPNYQPKQQQQMPQQPSFLPKKQQQMPQQPSFPPQQQLAQMPSFPPQQQLAQMPQQPNCPPKQQQQQQQQQLAQMPQQPNYQPKQQQQQQQQQQQQQQQQQQLAQMPQQPNYQPKQQQQLPQQPSFPPKQPQHQMMPQQPSFPSKQQELAQMPNLPPKRQQLLPQMPQHPSFPPKQQLHQMMPQQPSFQPNQQQLGYQEPLVPEKAFLLPKQHRQVPQKPKWLSFPPKQQPHFHGKWVPQQPRSPAKWVPQQ